From a region of the Methylocystis hirsuta genome:
- the galK gene encoding galactokinase: MESRIEQDLIAAFRRSFEREPRLFRAPGRINLIGEHTDYNDGFVMPAALDLSIWAAIAPRSDRRLRIGSLIMDEVVEFDLDDANAQPRGDWTDYVRGVAIFLERAGYELSGADLVLDGNLPIGAGLSASAAFEVAAGFALLTISGCEVDRVELAKICQRAENQFVGVRCGIMDQYISCCAVAGSALLLDCRSLVSRKVAIDPNARLVLCDTMVRHQLASDEYNLRRADCERAVAVLSTRIDGIAALRDVTFAQLMRHADAMPELVFRRARHVVGEIDRTLRAAAALDAGDLKECGRLMYLSHESLRDDYEVSCAELDLMVDIARSLPGVYGARMMGGGFGGCAINLVEASRAEAFAQAMADRYRTATGVTPPILTCAPGPGAGPVGD, encoded by the coding sequence ATGGAGTCGAGGATCGAGCAAGATCTGATTGCCGCCTTTCGCCGCAGTTTCGAGCGCGAGCCGCGCCTTTTTCGGGCGCCGGGCCGCATCAATCTCATTGGCGAGCATACCGATTACAACGACGGCTTCGTCATGCCGGCGGCGCTCGACCTCTCGATCTGGGCCGCCATCGCGCCGCGTTCCGACCGCCGTTTGCGCATAGGCTCACTGATCATGGACGAAGTCGTCGAATTCGATCTCGACGATGCGAACGCGCAGCCGCGCGGCGATTGGACCGATTATGTGCGCGGCGTCGCGATCTTTCTAGAACGCGCCGGCTACGAACTCAGCGGCGCCGATCTCGTCCTCGACGGAAATCTGCCCATCGGCGCGGGACTTTCGGCCTCGGCGGCGTTTGAAGTCGCCGCTGGCTTTGCGCTTTTGACGATCTCCGGCTGCGAGGTCGACAGAGTCGAACTCGCCAAAATCTGTCAACGCGCCGAAAATCAGTTCGTTGGCGTTCGCTGCGGCATTATGGACCAGTACATATCGTGCTGCGCCGTCGCTGGGAGCGCCCTGCTGCTTGACTGCCGCAGTCTCGTTTCGCGGAAGGTCGCGATAGATCCGAACGCGCGTCTTGTCCTTTGCGACACGATGGTGCGCCACCAGCTCGCGAGCGATGAATATAATTTGCGCCGCGCGGACTGCGAGCGCGCGGTCGCGGTTCTCTCGACGCGGATCGATGGAATAGCGGCCTTGCGGGACGTGACATTCGCCCAATTGATGCGACATGCCGACGCGATGCCCGAACTCGTCTTTCGCCGCGCGCGGCACGTCGTTGGCGAGATCGATCGAACGTTGCGCGCCGCCGCGGCGCTGGACGCTGGGGATCTTAAGGAATGCGGCCGTCTCATGTATCTTTCGCATGAAAGTCTGCGCGACGACTATGAGGTGAGCTGCGCCGAACTCGATCTCATGGTCGATATCGCCCGCAGCCTTCCGGGAGTCTATGGCGCTCGGATGATGGGCGGCGGATTTGGCGGCTGCGCCATCAATCTCGTGGAAGCGAGCCGCGCGGAAGCCTTTGCGCAGGCGATGGCTGACAGATATCGCACAGCGACTGGCGTCACGCCGCCTATCCTCACCTGCGCGCCTGGTCCCGGCGCGGGCCCTGTCGGCGATTAG
- a CDS encoding beta-galactosidase, producing MTRQRLGVCYYPEHWPQSRWSEDAAMMKETGLSFVRIGEFAWSRLEPSEGAYRFEWLSRAVDTLHRAGLKVVLGTPTATPPKWLVDKMPEMAALDANGRSRKFGSRRHYCFSHEGYAQECDRIVEHLARAFGAHPAIAAWQTDNEYGCHDTVLSYSPAALQAFRRWCEAKYRSIETLNEAWGNVFWSMEYRSFDAIELPNLTVTEANPSHLMDFQRFSSDQVVAFNRRQAQIIRRHAPDAMILHNFMGAFVDFDHYALSDDLDIAAWDSYPLGFLERSSHDDDFKLRYMRVGDPDFQAFHHDLYRACGRRGWQVMEQQPGAVNWAPWNPAPAKGAVRLWTFEAFAAGAEAVSYFRWRQAPFAQEQMHEGLLLPNAAPNEAYHDVAHISKELDALNAQVETARAPVALIFDYESAWAWRIEPQGQDFSYFDLVMCFYRALRRAGLSVDVVPPTAAAIADRTLIIVPALFAPSYDFAEALAKSGGTVLLGPRAGSKTGDFQIAADLPPGVLRRIIDIRVKRVESLRPGARITLSGHGAFVRWRECLTLGEGVAPEFTSEDGETALARSDSVFYLAGWPDEELLTNMLRRVFLVAGISTLDLPEDIRVRDNGAMRYIFNYGATATDISALVAEATLLIGERLLESCGVAAFRRRD from the coding sequence ATGACACGTCAACGCCTTGGCGTTTGCTACTATCCTGAACATTGGCCTCAGTCACGCTGGAGCGAAGACGCGGCCATGATGAAGGAGACAGGTCTCTCCTTTGTGCGCATTGGCGAATTCGCCTGGTCGCGGCTGGAGCCGAGCGAGGGCGCCTATCGTTTCGAATGGCTGAGCCGCGCCGTGGATACGCTGCATCGCGCCGGGCTCAAGGTCGTGCTCGGAACGCCAACGGCGACGCCGCCAAAATGGCTCGTCGACAAGATGCCGGAGATGGCGGCGCTTGACGCCAATGGGCGGTCGCGCAAATTCGGTTCGCGCCGCCATTATTGTTTCAGCCATGAAGGCTACGCTCAAGAATGCGACCGCATCGTCGAGCATTTGGCGCGAGCTTTCGGCGCCCATCCCGCCATAGCGGCGTGGCAGACCGACAATGAATATGGCTGCCACGACACTGTGCTGAGCTATTCGCCGGCCGCGCTGCAGGCGTTTCGGCGATGGTGCGAGGCTAAATATCGCTCGATCGAAACGCTGAACGAAGCCTGGGGCAATGTCTTCTGGTCGATGGAATATCGAAGCTTCGACGCGATCGAGCTGCCGAATCTGACCGTCACCGAAGCCAATCCGTCGCATCTGATGGATTTCCAGCGATTCTCGTCCGATCAGGTCGTCGCCTTCAATCGCCGCCAGGCGCAGATCATCCGGCGTCATGCGCCGGACGCGATGATCCTCCATAATTTCATGGGCGCGTTCGTCGACTTTGACCACTATGCGCTGTCGGATGATCTCGATATCGCTGCATGGGACAGCTATCCGCTCGGCTTTCTCGAACGCTCCTCTCACGACGACGATTTCAAGCTGCGCTACATGCGCGTCGGCGATCCTGACTTTCAGGCCTTTCATCACGATCTCTACCGCGCTTGCGGGCGACGCGGATGGCAGGTGATGGAGCAGCAACCGGGCGCCGTGAATTGGGCGCCGTGGAATCCGGCTCCCGCGAAGGGCGCCGTGCGGCTCTGGACCTTCGAGGCTTTCGCCGCCGGCGCCGAGGCGGTGAGTTATTTTCGCTGGCGGCAGGCGCCTTTCGCGCAAGAGCAGATGCACGAGGGGCTGCTGCTGCCGAACGCCGCGCCGAACGAAGCCTATCATGACGTCGCACACATTTCGAAAGAACTCGACGCTCTCAACGCGCAAGTCGAAACAGCGCGCGCGCCAGTGGCGTTGATCTTCGATTATGAAAGCGCCTGGGCGTGGCGCATCGAGCCGCAAGGCCAGGACTTCTCCTATTTCGATCTTGTCATGTGCTTCTATCGGGCGCTGCGGCGCGCGGGGCTTTCCGTCGACGTCGTTCCGCCGACCGCGGCGGCGATCGCTGATCGAACGCTGATCATCGTCCCCGCGCTTTTTGCGCCGTCTTACGACTTCGCAGAGGCGCTGGCGAAAAGCGGCGGGACAGTCCTGCTTGGTCCGCGCGCGGGATCGAAGACGGGCGACTTTCAAATAGCGGCGGATCTCCCTCCCGGAGTTTTGCGACGCATCATCGACATTCGCGTCAAACGAGTCGAAAGCCTTCGGCCCGGCGCACGGATTACACTCTCCGGACACGGCGCTTTCGTGCGTTGGCGCGAGTGTTTAACGCTCGGCGAGGGCGTCGCGCCCGAGTTCACCTCGGAAGACGGCGAAACTGCGCTGGCGCGATCCGACAGCGTCTTTTATCTCGCCGGTTGGCCGGACGAAGAATTGCTGACGAACATGCTGCGACGGGTTTTCCTTGTCGCCGGCATATCGACGCTCGATCTTCCGGAAGATATCCGCGTCCGCGACAATGGAGCGATGCGCTACATTTTCAATTACGGCGCGACGGCGACGGATATTTCGGCGCTGGTCGCCGAAGCGACTCTCTTGATCGGCGAGCGTCTTCTCGAATCTTGCGGCGTCGCGGCTTTCAGGCGTCGCGATTGA